A DNA window from Actinokineospora baliensis contains the following coding sequences:
- a CDS encoding aminotransferase class V-fold PLP-dependent enzyme has product MRTAFGELFDVPTGYLNSASIGVPPARVVAAVGAAVERWGRGEDPPPVFDPHVATARAAWAGLVGADPAEVAIGASVSQLVAMVAAAVPDGTRVLTARGEFTSVTFPFAAQGHRGVTVTEVDPTDLVDHAPGHDLVAVSAVQSADGVIADLPGLRAAGTRVLLDVTQALGWLPMDLTWVDWVVGAGYKWLVSPRGASWLAVRPQAREWTRPVAAGWYAGEDPWDSIYGLPLRLADSSRAYDIGPAWFSQVGAAAALPWLASLDQVAVRDHVVGLADSLLAQLDLPPQGSAIVALDLPGAAEQLAEAGVRCANRAGRTRLAFHLYNTAEDVDVAVAAIRRGRLG; this is encoded by the coding sequence GTGCGCACCGCCTTTGGAGAGCTGTTCGACGTCCCGACCGGGTACCTCAACTCCGCGAGCATCGGCGTGCCGCCCGCCCGCGTGGTCGCCGCCGTCGGGGCCGCTGTCGAGCGGTGGGGACGCGGCGAGGACCCTCCGCCCGTGTTCGACCCGCACGTCGCGACCGCGCGCGCGGCGTGGGCGGGCCTGGTCGGGGCAGACCCGGCCGAAGTCGCCATCGGCGCGAGCGTCTCGCAGCTCGTCGCCATGGTCGCCGCCGCTGTGCCGGACGGCACCCGGGTGCTCACCGCCCGGGGCGAGTTCACCAGTGTGACCTTCCCGTTCGCCGCCCAAGGCCACCGCGGCGTCACCGTCACCGAGGTGGATCCCACCGACCTGGTCGACCACGCCCCCGGCCACGACCTGGTCGCCGTCAGCGCCGTGCAGTCCGCGGACGGGGTGATCGCCGACCTGCCGGGCCTGCGCGCCGCCGGAACGCGCGTCCTGCTCGACGTCACCCAGGCCCTCGGCTGGCTCCCCATGGACCTGACCTGGGTCGACTGGGTCGTCGGCGCCGGATACAAGTGGCTCGTATCCCCGCGCGGCGCCTCTTGGCTCGCGGTCCGCCCCCAGGCCCGCGAGTGGACCCGGCCCGTCGCCGCAGGCTGGTACGCCGGAGAAGACCCGTGGGACTCGATCTATGGCCTGCCGCTGCGCCTAGCGGACAGTTCGCGCGCCTACGACATCGGCCCGGCCTGGTTCTCCCAAGTCGGCGCCGCCGCAGCGCTGCCGTGGCTCGCTAGCCTCGACCAGGTCGCAGTGCGTGACCACGTCGTTGGGCTCGCCGACAGCCTCTTAGCCCAGCTGGACCTGCCACCGCAGGGCTCCGCGATCGTCGCCCTCGACCTGCCCGGTGCCGCCGAACAACTCGCGGAAGCGGGTGTTCGCTGTGCCAACCGGGCAGGCCGCACCCGGCTCGCCTTCCACCTCTACAACACCGCCGAAGACGTCGACGTGGCGGTCGCCGCAATCCGACGTGGACGACTCGGATGA
- a CDS encoding YjbQ family protein yields MHSEEFEITTGDTEVVHDLTGRCAEFLAEAGAVDGLLHVWVPHATAGVAVLETGAGSDDDLLAALRALLPKDFAWRHRHGSPGHGRDHVLPALVPPYASIPVLSGRMMLGTWQSICLVDTNVDNPVRKVRLSYLAG; encoded by the coding sequence GTGCACAGCGAGGAGTTCGAGATCACGACCGGCGACACCGAGGTCGTCCACGACCTGACCGGCCGGTGCGCGGAGTTCTTGGCCGAGGCGGGCGCGGTGGACGGCTTGCTGCACGTCTGGGTCCCGCACGCCACCGCCGGGGTCGCGGTGCTGGAGACGGGCGCGGGCAGCGACGACGACCTGCTCGCCGCGTTGCGGGCGCTGCTGCCGAAGGACTTCGCCTGGCGGCACCGGCACGGCTCGCCCGGTCACGGCCGCGACCACGTGCTGCCCGCGCTGGTACCGCCGTACGCCAGCATCCCCGTCCTCAGTGGACGGATGATGCTGGGCACGTGGCAGTCGATCTGCCTGGTGGACACCAATGTGGACAACCCGGTGCGCAAGGTCAGGCTGAGCTACTTGGCGGGCTGA
- a CDS encoding ABC transporter permease, translating to MSSSRLVALLAVVGAAVAAVLGLLTFGSQASARPDGVPLAVAAADPLRPAAEKIAAHGGEAVAWRVETPDGARRALADKEVYGVLELGAGGATIVLSGAVNPQGTQVAQQVLTGAAAALGGQVRTEMISPASTAGRTAPLAASALLWIGGLVAGAGLVVLGGRLGVKAEPAHRIGLIAGVSVTGVAVVAGFLALWDSGLPLDFAVLGYLLLTAVAFVALQGALLHHLGIRAMALLGPLYLIAPAVAGQVPEMLDPAYRALLWSWTPFRFAAEGLRSLLQGTPDAPDVTLGLLVLGGIAVAGLVAVVLPNARKAAQPAK from the coding sequence ATGTCCAGCTCCCGCCTGGTCGCCCTGCTCGCGGTCGTGGGTGCCGCGGTCGCCGCCGTCCTCGGCCTGCTCACCTTCGGCAGCCAGGCCAGCGCCCGCCCCGACGGCGTCCCGCTCGCCGTCGCGGCCGCCGACCCGCTGCGCCCGGCGGCCGAGAAGATCGCCGCCCACGGTGGCGAGGCCGTCGCCTGGCGGGTCGAGACCCCCGACGGCGCTCGCCGGGCCCTGGCCGACAAAGAGGTCTACGGCGTGCTCGAACTCGGCGCGGGCGGGGCGACGATCGTGCTGTCCGGCGCGGTCAACCCGCAGGGCACCCAGGTCGCCCAGCAGGTGCTCACCGGGGCCGCCGCCGCACTCGGTGGCCAGGTCCGCACCGAGATGATCTCCCCGGCGAGCACGGCGGGCCGGACCGCGCCGCTGGCCGCTTCCGCGCTGCTGTGGATCGGCGGGCTCGTCGCGGGCGCCGGGCTCGTGGTGCTCGGCGGCAGGCTGGGCGTGAAGGCCGAGCCCGCGCACCGCATCGGGCTGATCGCGGGGGTCAGCGTCACCGGGGTCGCCGTTGTCGCGGGGTTCCTGGCCCTGTGGGATTCCGGGCTACCGCTGGACTTCGCCGTCCTGGGCTACCTCTTGCTCACCGCGGTCGCCTTCGTCGCACTGCAAGGCGCGCTGCTGCACCACCTCGGCATCCGCGCGATGGCCCTGCTCGGGCCGCTCTACCTGATCGCCCCGGCGGTGGCGGGGCAGGTCCCGGAGATGCTCGACCCGGCCTACCGCGCGCTCTTGTGGTCCTGGACGCCGTTCCGGTTCGCCGCCGAGGGGCTCCGCAGCCTCCTGCAGGGCACGCCTGACGCGCCGGACGTGACGCTGGGCCTGCTCGTGCTCGGCGGCATCGCCGTGGCCGGACTCGTCGCGGTCGTCCTGCCGAACGCGCGCAAGGCCGCTCAGCCCGCCAAGTAG